The genomic stretch GACCCAGGCCTCGCCCATCCGTCCCCTACCCCCCAAGGAAATCCTTCAggcccttccctttctttctaagAAAGAGGTATCCTCCTTCCCTCCCGGGACCCAGCTCGCATTCCTCTAGGTCAGCCCGCCCCCTGCTGGCCCAAGCCTCGTACTGCAGGAACCGTCAGCTAGAGCCCAGATGAGAGGCAGAAACTGAGTCCAAACTGAGGATCTCCgagtttttgcattttaaaatttatttaaagtcttGGTTGTTCAGGTCCTAGGGGTTCCAAGTCCCCAGTCACCTTGAGGACTCAGACATCAGGAATTCAGTCCCCAGCCCAGAGATCAACGAAAGAAAGACAACTTTTCTTGGAGCCAGGCCTCGGTGAGGTCATCAGTGGTGCGGATTTCAAACACCTGGGCAGAGAGAGGTCTTGGCATTATGATCTACTCAAGCACTGAGacagtggctgggcacggtggctcacctgtaagagagcactttgggaggctgaggtgggtggatcacttaaggtcaggagttcgagaccagcctggccaatatggtgaaaccctgactctactaaaaatacaaaaattagccaagtgtggtggcgtgtgcctgtcgtcccactatttgggaggctgaggcaggagaattgcttgaacccaggaggaggaggttgcagtgagccgaggttgtgccactgcactccagcctggatgacagagcgagacccagttctttttaaaacaaaaaccactgaGACAGTGAGGACTCTAGTCCctcttccctcagacccaggacCCACACCACCTCTCCCTAACACTCTGGAGCCCCATCCCAGTCTGAACCTTTGTGAGCTCTGCTGTCTGCACCAGCCTGTTTTTACTCCCTGCATACATCATCTGTTGTTCCGGCTTGCAGCCTGCGTGGAAAAGAGGAGAAAGGCACATCAGTGGGGACCCAGGCGTGTTCTCTAAAGCTCTAGTAATGTCCTGAAGGCCCCGCAGTTTTCCAAGGGTTCTAGGAGCTCTTCTAAGGAGGTCCCTGCACTGTACTCAGTTTCTAGGTTGGCTTGGGGGCTTCAAGTTATTCTGAGGGTCTCTGGAGATGATTTAGGGGCCAGACGGGGATTTCTAGGTGAAAGGAAAAGGTGGGTTGGCTTAGGCCCCAGGACTGAGAACGGGTGGGCTCTTGGTGAATCTGAGCCCCCACCTCCACTTCACTGCCCTCCCACATCATGCGTGcgacacacacacatcctcaccCAGTCACACACAGGCTGTCACATGCTCACACTCTTACACAAGTGCCTGCACACATTCGcatttacacacaaacacacacacacagaatcgaAGACCCTCTCCTGAGGACAGTAGAGCTGTGTCTCACCCACAGGGCTGGAGAAGATGAAACACAAAGGGTAGGACACTCGGCCATCGTCATGCACGTACTTGTAGCTGTAAACCACGAACCTACCGTGAAAGGGAATTGAAAATCAGGACTCTGGCCTGCAGCCCAGGCTTAACAGCCATTACCTGAGTCCACAGCCTTGAAATGTTGGCTGAGTCTGAGAACCCAGGGTTGATGTCTGGGACTCAGGGTACTGACCTCAAACAcaacaaatgattaaaaaataatcatagggccgggcgcaggactcacacctataatcccagcactttgggaggccgaggtgggtggatcacctgagatcaggagttcgagaccagcctggccaacatggtgaaacctcatctctactaaaaatacaaaaattagccgggagtagtggtgggcgcctgtaatcccagctagtcaggaggctgaggcaggagaatcgcttgaactcaggaggcagaggttgcagtgagccaagatcacgccattgcactccagcatgggtgacaaaagtggaactccatctcaaataataataataatgatagtgcTCATTTGACTCACAATTACTTTATAATATAGGTGCTATTAATTAATATCCCCATcgtatagatgagaaaactgaggcccaaagtcACTTGCCTAAGGTTCTACAGATAGGGGAGAGATTTGAACCTGGGAAAGTGAATGCCAGCGTGTAAGTTCTCACCCCCTATGCAATTCTGTCCAGTGCACTTGAACCCCAGTGCACTGTGACCAGTGATGGCTACAGAATCATCCAAGCCcggtataaaatgaaaatgtggggcaTCTAGTtcaagaagcaggaaaattgttttcctttcttttgtagtCTCTCTCTAGACTGATCATCgtctttttttttactattattagagacagggcctcactctgttgcccaggctggagtgcaatggtgcgatcctagctcactgcagtcttgaactcctgggctcaagcaatcctcctgtctcagcctccagagtagctgggagtataggtgcacaccaccgtgcccagctaatttttttttttttttttttgagacagggtctcactttgtcacccaggttggagtacagggacgtggtctcagctcattgcagcctcgacctcccaggttcaggtgatcctcctgcctcagccccccaagtagctgagattacaggggcgtgccaccacatccagctaatgttttttgtgttttttgcagagacagagtttcaccatgttgcccaggctggtctcgaactcctgagctcaagtgatctgtccacctcagcctcccaaagtgctgggattacaggcatgagccactgcacctggcctttttaaaaaaaattttagtagaaatgggggtcttattatgttgcccaggctggtcttgaactcctggccacaagcagtactcccacctcagactcccaaagtgctgagattacaggtgtgagccactgcgatcAGCCTGTCTTTTTTAGTTTGCTATTTAAAGTCGTGCTCCCTCGGGCATGAGGATATGCGCAGGCAGAGTGCAGATGCTCACAGGAACACCCTGTAACTTGTCAGGCAAGGGGTGCCTTCTGGACCCTGACCCTCCCTACACCAGCAGGAAACCCAAGGACAGCAGTGGTCACTGGGTGGGTGCAGAGAGTGGGTGGCTGAGAACCTGTTCGGGGAGGCAGCCAGGTGGTGGACTGCCTGTGAACCTAGCTCCAAACCCCAGCACATTTGTGTGAAGTCCATTGTCCCATCTGACTTCATACAAAAcagaaattcaaagataaaactataaagaaggtgACCGTTAACCCCCACATGTGAGGCCCCCTCCTGGGTGCGGGGCCCTGTGCAATTATCATATGCCCATGAAGCTGGTCCTTGTTGAGTCCTACAGCCTGGATTGAGGATCAAAATCCTAGAGACCCAAAATGAATTCAGTCAAGATGAAAAATCTTAGCAGACCAGTTTTCACAGAAATAGTCAAAGAGCTCTTCCACCAAAAAAAGCACCAGGCTCATGAGACTTCGCCCAGGATTCTACCTGATAGTTAAAAGTCGAGTCATTCCtttagcagggtgcagtggcagtgcctgtagtcccagttacttgggaggctgaggcaggaggatggcttgagcccaggagttagaggctacagtgagccaggatcacagcACTGCCcaatagcctgggtgacacagtgagaccctgtctctaaaaatttttttaataaaataacaataataataattaatttgtttGCTACCTAAAGTGTTCCCAAacattgaaaaagaaggaaaatttctttttttgtttttttgagacagggtcttgctctgtcacccaggctggagtacaggggtgctatcttggctcacttgcagcctcagcttcctgaactCAACTGACCCCcgacatcagcctcccaagtagctggaaccacaggcacatgccaccatgcctggctaatttttttttttttaatagagacaaggtcctccaccaggcgcggtggctcacgcctgtaatcccagcactttgggaggccgaagcagggatcacctgaggttaggagttcgagaccagcctgaccaacatgtctctactaaaaatacaaaaattatccagacatggtggtgggcccctgtaatcccagctactcaggaggctgaggccagagaatcgcttgaacccaggaggcggaggttgcagtgagtcaagatcgcgccactgcactccaacctgggcaacagagcgagactctgtctctaacaacaacaacaaaaaaaaatagagacaaggtcttgctatgttgcccaggctagtctcgaactcctggcctcaggtgatcctctcacctcaggctcccaatgggctgggattacaggtgggagtcacagtacctggccaaaatttcatttttaaaaaatgatgccaGCGTAATGTTGAAACAAAAACTCAACAAagtttgtacaaaaaaaaaaaaagactctaaaccggtatcataaataaataatcgGTGTAAAATTCTGCAATAAAATATTGCTATACAAACAAAAAGTTCTAGAGtatgaactcttggcctcaaacacagattcttcttttttttttttttttgagatagagtctcgctgtgtcacccaggctggagtgcagtggtgcgatctcagctcactgcagcctctgcctgccaggttcaagcgattctcgtgcctcagcctcccaagtagctgggattacagtcacatgccaccatgcccagttaatttttgtatttttagtagagacgggatttcaccatgttggtcaggctagtcttgaactcctgacctcaagtgatccaccctcctcgacctcccaaagtgctgggattacagggatgagccacctcACTCGGCCAAACACAGAGATTCAAAGTCCATGAATAGGGCTGGAACTCCAGCAGTCCCTTAGCCTATACCTCCAACATCACCCCTACCCTCATGGCCTGATCCAACCCTTTCTTCCCCCAGGATACCTGGGCTGTCTCTCCGGCAACTCCATTTTGAGCTCCTCTGGGGAAATGTTCTGaggcaagaaaacagaagaaaagacaaagaatgaggcagggcgcagtggctcacacctgtaatcccagcactttgggaggccgaggcaggtggatcacaaggtcaggaaatcattgagaccatcctggctaacagggtgaaacccgtctctactaaaaatacagaaaattagccaggcatggtggcacgcacctgtagtcccagctactcgagaggctgaggcaggagaattgcttgaatcagggatgcagaggttgcagtgagccgagatcgcgccactgcactccagcctgggagacagagtgagactccatttccaacaaaaaaattagccaggcgtgttcgggaggctgaggcaggagaattgcttgaacccgggaggcggaggttgcagtgaatcaagattgtgccatagcactccagcctgagcaaaaaagatcgaaactccatctcaaaaaaaaaaaaaaaaaaagaatgaccacCTTTAGgtgagcacttaccatgtgccaaggCATCATTCTATGAAACACACATGGATTAATTCATGCAACTATCCCGTAAGTCTGTGGGGTAGGTCCCATCATTATGCCCACTatacagctgagaaaactgaggcccagaggtgtTAAGGCATTTGCCCAAGATTGCACAGATAGAAAGCAGCAGAGTTGAGATTTGAATCTGGGTTCGAATCATAACTGCTTCACTATACTGCCTTTCAGAGGGCCTGAGAGAGCCCCAGCCCCCAGTCTCCATGGATTCCCTTATAAATCCTTATCGCAACACTAGAGAAATAAGCCTTATTATCATTCTTGTTATTGATAAAGACAGTGAGGCCACCAGGGGGTGAGGTCTacccccctttttctttttttgtagagatggagtcttttttttttttttttttgagacagagtctgtcgcccaggctggagtgcagtggcacgatcttggctcactgcaagctccgcctcctgggttcacgccattctcctgcctcagcctcccgagtagctgggactacaggcacccgccaccacacccagctaattttttgaatttttagtagagacggggtttcaccatgttagccaggatggtctcgatctcctgaccttgtgatccgcccgcctcagcctcccaaagtgctgagattacaggcgtgagccaccgcgcccagccgagatggggtcttgctttgttgcccaggttggtctcaaaactcccagcctcaagcaaccctcccacctcagcctcctgtgtagctgagatcacaggtgcacaccactgtgcttggctaatttttgtatttttagtagagttagggtgttaccatgttgcccaggctggtcttaaactcctgggctcaagtgatcctcctgcctcagcctcacaaagcgctgggattacaggcatgagccaccatgcctggctagctttTTAACTTATATGGAAACTCTTTAATTTAAATGCCAATAAagcattattatcatcattattaagaTCATCATCACCTTATTGAGCATATACTAAGTGCCAGGCCTTGTTCTAAACCCATTACAAGAATTAAATCACTGGATGTAAAAACAAGCCTATGAGATAAGTACTAttctccccatttcacagatgaggaaatagagacacaaacaGGCAAAGTCTCTTGCTGGGGGTCATGAGTGAGCTAGAACTTGATctccagggttttttgtttttttgttttttgtttttgtttttgagacagagtcttgctctgtggttcagactgaagtgtagtggcacaatctcggctcgctacggcctccatctcccgggttccagcgattctcctgcctcggcctcccaagtagctgtgattacaggtgcccaccaccatgcctagctaactttttatatttttagtacagacggggtttcaccatgtttgccaggctggtcttgaactccccacctcaggtgatccacctgcctcagcctcccaaagtgctgggattacaggcatgagccaccgtgctcggccaatCTCCAGGTCTTTCTACCCCCATGCCAGGCTCTTCGTATCAGTTCCCACCACTTGGTTCTCCCAGTCTCACCCTGTACCTCCCAGTCCCAATCACCCCAGCCCATCACCTGAAATTCTTCCTCCAGCACCACCATCTGCCGGTCTTTGTCCACCTTCACTGGGGAGGGGTGGCACACAGGGATTAGACACTCCCCCTGATCCATGGGGGACACAAGCCCAGCCCTCCCTATCTGCCCTCACCACCGCCCTCCCATCCTTCCGTGGGGGAAGATGTCACTCACTTATGATGGCTGCATTGTCTGTCTCTTTTCGGAAGCGGAATTTCCTCAGCTTTTCTGTTAGCTCTGGGTCTACCTCGCACACCACCAGGGAGTCAGACTGCCGGAGGGACCCAGGAAGAGCTGAAATGGCCTGGCCTCagccctcaccccttccccaaaCCTGTTTCTCCATCCACTAATGAAGAGGAGCATCGCGCCGGCCCATCTGATGCCTTTGTGAACATTGAGAAAAGGCACCCTTCCCACAGAGTAGATACCCCTCACCAGGGCGCTCAGCTTGGGGGGCGGAGCAGAGGCTGGGTTCCCGCCTTCTCCACGGGGACTCTTGGGGGACACTCAAGGAGGTGCAGAGATCCACTTCCTGAGCCTAAACCCAGAGCCACTGTCTCTCTGTTCTTCCAGCCAGGCTGTTCACCACAGTTGGGTCCCCTTCCCGGCCCGTGACCTCCATCCCATAGCCTGACCTTCGCCCAGGTGTCCTCCAAGccccagccccaaccccagccccagctctTCCCATAGGACCCCTGGCCCCTGACCATGATTGTTCTGTCCACAggccttttcttttctcagttcCGCTGTCTTCTAGGCGTGGGGACCGGGGCTGTGGGGGGGCGGGCTGTGCAGTAGGAGGAAGGTTTCATCCAACACCACATCCTGTTTATGCCCTTTCTGGGACAACTGTCACAGAgggctcctccccctccttccttcccctcatcTGCCAGGACCTGTCAGGAAATCGCTCAGACCAGGGTTCGAAAGcttccttgctgtgtgaccctagCTAAGTAACTTCACCCCTCTGATTTGAGATTGTGGTGAGGATATAAATAGCTTCacatcggccgggcatggtggctcacacctgtaatgccagcactttgggaggccgaggcgggcggatcacctgaggtcaggagttgtagaccagcctgaccaacatggcaaaaccccatctctactaaaaatacaaaatattagcctggcatggtggtgcacacctgtaatcccagctactcgggagtctgaggcacaagaattgcttgaatccgagcagcagaggttgcagtgagccaagatcacatcattgcactctatcccaggcaataaaaataaataaaaataaataaataaatagcttcaCATAGCTGCCAGCACGGCAGACACAATAGGTACTAAAAACAAACTATTTtgctcctcccctcctccaggtGGCCTTCCTAGATTTACCCCCATCTGGGATATTTGAATTGCAGGGCTGGAAAAGGGGAGTTTAGTCTTTTGCTGGTCAGACTGACGCCCATTATGTCAATGGCAAAATGGGGACCAGAGGGGCAACCCCACAGTGCCTGGGTAATGGTGACTTTTTTCCTGCACTTTTTCAACCTCACTAGCCTTGCAATGACCTATGAGGCCCTACAACAAGGGAGTTCAATCCTGTCAGACCggtacccactttttttttttttgagacagggtctcactctgtcgcccaggctggagtgcagtggtgcgatctcagctcactgcaacctccgcctcccaggttcaagccattcttcggcctcagcctcccaagtagctgggactacaggcacgtgccactacgcccggctaatttttgtatttttagtagagacggggtttcaccatgttggccatgttggtctcgaactcctgacctcaaatgattcacctgcctcagcctccgaaagtgctgggattccaggtgtgagccactgtgagccaccgtgcccggctattttttttattgagtatttttgcacTGCCCCCTTTTCCCATCCCGAAATAAAATTCCTAGATAATATAACCTACTTAcacacataaattaaaaaaaaatcaatataatgtcCTGACTGtcatataaagaagaaataaaaggaatgtaGTTCACACAAAAACCATATGTATTTCAGTGAgaagataaaagcaaacaaaagacaATTTTCACAGGGTCCTAGGCCAACTGTGACTGGCCCACTTCCCTCCATGGTGGGCAAACCCCGGACCCTACACTGGACTCTACCCCTTCACCTACATCTCTGCAGctgtcctctctctccctcttgtcTCACCAATGTCCCCATGCCTCCTGGATCTTTCTCCTTAGTCTCCATGCAGTGTTACTTcttccatcttaattttttttcttttctttttttcttttattttgagacagggtctcattctgtcacccaggctgaagtgcagcggtgtaatcatggctcactgcagtctccaactcctgggctcaagccaccttcccaccttggcctcctaggtagctgggactataggcacgcaacaccatgcctggccaattttacttttgatttttatagagacaggatctcgctatgtggcccaggctggcctcaaactcctggcctcaagcgatcctcctgcctcagcctcctggtgtgcagggattacaggcgtgagtcactgtgtctggcctcttccatcttaaaaacataaaactgtaTCTCCTGTCCAGCTGCTGCTCactcatttccttcccttttctgcaagatttctcaaaagaggctgggcgtggtggctcatgcctgtaatcccagcactttgggaggccaaggtgggtggatcacgaggtcaggagatcgagaccatcctggctaacaaggtgaaaccccatctctactaaaaatacaaaaaattagccgggcgtggtggcaggtgcctgtagtcccagttactcaggaggatgaggcaggagaatggcatgaacccaggaggcggagcttgcagtgagccgagattgcgccactgcactctagcctgggtgacagagtgagactccgtctcaaaaaaaaaaaagatttctcaaaagaataatcTACATTGCTGCCTCCAATTTCTCCTCCcagttttctcttctgccttCTCCAATCAGCCTTTCACCCGTATTCCTCTCAGCTGACATGCCCTTGTCAAGGT from Pan paniscus chromosome 20, NHGRI_mPanPan1-v2.0_pri, whole genome shotgun sequence encodes the following:
- the GMFG gene encoding glia maturation factor gamma isoform X3, translating into MVVLEEEFQNISPEELKMELPERQPRFVVYSYKYVHDDGRVSYPLCFIFSSPVGCKPEQQMMYAGSKNRLVQTAELTKVFEIRTTDDLTEAWLQEKLSFFR
- the GMFG gene encoding glia maturation factor gamma isoform X2, whose translation is MSDSLVVCEVDPELTEKLRKFRFRKETDNAAIIMKVDKDRQMVVLEEEFQNISPEELKMELPERQPRFVVYSYKYVHDDGRVSYPLCFIFSSPVGCKPEQQMMYAGSKNRLVQTAELTKVFEIRTTDDLTEAWLQEKLSFFR
- the GMFG gene encoding glia maturation factor gamma isoform X1, coding for MSDSLVVCEVDPELTEKLRKFRFRKETDNAAIIMKVDKDRQMVVLEEEFQNISPEELKMELPERQPRFVVYSYKYVHDDGRVSYPLCFIFSSPVGCKPEQQMMYAGSKNRLVQTAELTKVFEIRTTDDLTEAWLQEKLSFFR